The genomic segment GCGTGGGGTGAAAGCAACCATTATTTCCACTCCCCTCAATGCACCCTTCTTCTCTAAAGCAATTGAAAGAGATGGACACCTGGGTCATGATATCAGTATTCGCATAATAAAATTCCCATCTGCAGAGGCTGGCCTGCCAGAAGGATGTGAGAACTTAAGTTCTATTAATTCGTGGGACATGCATGCGAATTTCTTCAAGGCCATGAGCATGCTTCAACAGCCAATTGAACAGCTCCTAGAAGAATGCCACCCCCACTGTCTAGTGGCGGACGTGATGTTTACCTGGGCTACAGAAGTTGCTGACAAGCTCAGCATTCCAAGGTTGTTTTTCGGTGGAACAAGTTGTTTTGCTATGTGTGTCTTTGATTCCCTAAAACGCTATGAACCCCACAGAAGAGTGGATTCAGATTTTGAGCCTTTTATAGTGCCTGGGTTACCGGACCAGATAAAGACGACAAGACAGCAACTGCCAGATTACTTAAAACAGACAACCGAGCATGAATTTACGAAGTTGGTAAATCAAGTTTCAGAATCAGAGGTGAGAAGCTATGGAGTCCTCGTGAACAGTTTCCATGAGCTGGAACCAGCGTACTCAGAACACTACATGAAGGTAATGGGAAGGAAGGCATGGCACATCGGCCCACTGTCACTATGCAACAGGAACATTGAAGATAAAGCAGAAAGAGGAAATACAGCATCCATTGATAAACATGAATGTTTGAGATGGCTCGACTTGAAGAAACCCAACtcagttttatatatttgttttggaaGCTTGCTCGACTTTCCAGCTGCTCAACTACGGGAGATTGCTTTAGCTCTTGAAGCTTCTGGTCAGAATTTCATTTGGGTTGTGAGAAAGGGAGAGCTGAGAAAGCATGAGGACAAGGAAGAGTGGTTGCCAGAAGGATTTGAGAGAAGGATGGAGGGTAAGGGATTGATAATAAGGGGATGGGCACCACAGGTGCTAATCCTCGACCATAAAGCCGTTGGAGGGTTCATGACTCATTGTGGATGGAACTCAACATTAGAGGCAGTGACTGCAGGGGTGCCACTGGTCACATGGCCACTTTACGCTGAGCAGTTCGTAAATGAAAAGCTGATTACAGATGTTCTCAAGATAGGAATTGGAGTTGGTGCCCTGGAATGGTCAAGATATGCTAAGAAAATTCTAGTGATGAAGGACGGCATAGAGAAGGCAATTGTTCAGTTGATGGAGGGCGAAGAAGCTGAGGAAATAAGAAACAGAGCAAGGGAATTGCAGGAGATGGCAAGGAACGCTATGGAAGAAGGAGGATCATCTTACTCTGATTTAACTGCATTGCTGGAAGAATTAAGGGCCCTTGAGACAAGCAAGCAAGAATCCGCAGGCCATTAACATGTCTTGTTTTAATTTCCTATTACAATGTTCCTAGAGTGTGGTTAAGATTGCGGTGAAATGCGTTCTGCTTGTCCGTATTTAGtttttcacaaaaataaaagagcatTTCACACGATTTTTTCCTGGAAGAAGAGGCATATAGCTTCACTGACATGTGTTAGCTTGCTTCCTGTTCAAAGAAAACCGTTGTGACTAGAATCCACATGAAACTATAGTTGAGGAAGTCCTACAAGTGTTTCTGAAAGTGTTAAGCATGAGAAGACAGGCGGTATCTAACACATCTTAACCAGCAAACTGTAGCTCTTAACTGACCACGAGTTGTAAGTAAAAAAAGGTAACCATCCTTGAATGACGAAAACCTCTCTATATAATATAACCTCTCTACATAAATAATTAAGGAAAATCTGGTGCATTGTTTATCGGTAAGAAACCCAGATATCACACAGCACAGGTTACCACCAACCAGTTCATGCTTTGCTAACTGCCTGGCGCCTGTGAAGATTTTGCGTTTCATGCCTGCTCATAAAGCCACGACGATCAACACAATATATTATAGAAGCACGTCTTCCTAGCTACCCAAGAGAGAGACTTGCAAGATGCATGCAAGAGTCGAACTTAAAACATAATATTGCACTGAAAAAGACTTGAAACACTACCTCGACAATAAAATCAATAGGGTAGCCATGAACCAATTGATTGGCAGTAATTTCAtgtaatagaaagaaaatagttATTTGAATTGCGCGTTACCAGtcaaattttttagtgtttttttttaaatatatatgtagATTTTTACCacatatttttgtatataaaaaaatcttaagtataattcaaaaatttcatgcacatatctaattatatctaatttaaGTAAATTAATGACTAtttatgcaacaaaaaaaaatcatgaagcccgACTCTTACCTAGCTAAATTAGTCAGTCAAACATATGACCTGAGTTATGGATAATCTTAAGtataaatcaaaaagtttatgcACATATCTAATTAAGTAAATCAATAACTAtttatgcaacaaaaaaaatcatcaagccCGACCCCTACCTAGCTAAATTAATCAGTCAAACATGTGACTTGAGTCATGGATTAATCCAACtgggttcaataaaaaaattttatataatgttTTACTAAAAAGTAGacacctataaaataaaaaaatcaacaaaatatcaaagtgattggatttttatcaaaaaatagttttttaattgggTTCATGGATTCAATTgggttcaataattttttttttttaaataaacacctataaaataaaaaactaacaaaatatcaaagtaattggacaaaaaaatcaaatcgaaataaattacattactcaattaataatcaaccaaatattaagtgatgaaatttgagaggaaaaaacaagatataaaaatacaattgtaatgggtaaaaaaaaaaggcaaaaaaagcCAAGCCTCTCATGTTAGGAAGGTTCAGAGTTCCTGGACCTCCAAAATGCCTCCAGCAAAAAGGCCCAAGAACACGGGCAAGGAGCAGTCCACACACCTGggccttattttttaaattttcttaaatgctttgaaaaaaataataggtgATACGTTGCCTGCATTGCCTAGATTCCAGCGATCTCTGGTCATCAAAAAATCAGACTAATCTATTTCATACTAAGAGAAACCTATTTTCAACTATATTTcgaccaaaaaaaacaaaaaacaatatccTAAACATGTTCTGAAATATATTCATAAGCTCTAACAACCCAGAAATTGACTTCAAAACCTATAATCAATCagaaataaatattcttttcgAGTTTAGATCTATCATTTCAGGCAAATTTAAGAGGGAGAAATACCTTATATAAACTtttcccataaaaaaagaattcattaaCTAGAATCCAgccactttctctcttctctctcaaattaaggatcaaaaaataaggaaaatgaagtttggaactaaaattgaattttataaattattagggactgcaaatttataatttgagaaGTTAAGAGGACTATAGTGTACATTtaaccaaaaatcatcttttttttgcGCTTCATTCATGCATAGATGTAAAATACCGTCGTCATTTGGTGTACTGAATTGATGGATGTCCTGCTTCTAACATTCTCTCCAGCTAATTAAGTAATGTAATTTTGCTCTTTTATGCTTACATGAAAATGCAGGTCTTTTGGGATTAACATGAGTTGGAAGGAAGTCAGGGAGTCATTCAAATATCGACAGGCtttatgcttttattttctgtGTTAGGTTAGTATTCCACattgcattgttttattttcttcttacttatcatttttaaatgaaCAATCAAATTTCTCTTGTCATAACAATCAATTTTCCTAGATTCTCTATTTGTCATGTCCTTTTGAAAAGactcccttttccttttctctatcATTCTACTACTTGAAGTCTTGATCAATTTGCAAATAGAAATTTATATTTCTCACATAGTAATTGTTCTTATGGTGTTGCAATCTATCTTTTACAAGAGAATTCGGGGCTGTTATTGCCAACTGTGGCAACCCTTTACTGTGTCCTCTTCGCCTATGTGGGGGTAGgtattaattttatacttcaTCAATCAATTTTACCAAGAGGTAAAATGATGTTCATAGCGATAGTTTACTTGAATCTAGAAGAGGAATGGCAACTATATATGAAGATTAAAACACCTAGGACCACTGAAAGTCAACATAATGTGTACTGAGAGTTCTTAAAATTTTACATGTGAACTTTGCTTGAAGTTACTTGACATATATTGCTCCTAGCTGATGATGGTTTTATTAGATGATAGCACAAACATTTTCCATAAAAGGCAGTTCGGCCATCTGCTTTTAGTGGCCAATGTATAGTCCCGTAGAAGTTTCTATGAAAAACTACATGTCATGCCTGACTCAAGAATCAATTGGTTTTATAATAGCTCTAAGAGTTAGATATGCTCTTCAAGGAAATCGTTTAAATTGACTTCTAACTGTCGTGTTATTATGCGGCAAGAAGAATCTGCTGATTTGGGATTTCTCCAGTTCTGCAATCTAAATAGCTTCAGGACAAAGTTCATCCTtcgtttttctctcttcttaagCCTTTTTGTGTCACAATACTTCAATGAAtacccttttgttttcttggataTGAACCTGAAGATACTAACTTTACTTCAAGAATCAAACGTTGCTTCCATAACCTCATCCAATACCagtagtattttattttttagatattgagAAGAAAGTAATGGAGAGTGTTGTCAATTCTATAAATCTTGTGAGGCTTACATTGTTAGATTAAGTTTTCTCCATGTTCATGTTTTTAATCAATTCCAATATCTAATTTAGTGaacgtgtttttttattttttcagagaATGAGCAAAAGACTAAATGGAATGATAAAAAGGTGGATGAGAAAAAcacaagaagatgaagatgaactTCATCCTGAATGATTGATTATGTGATCATTGAGtcattttaacatttattaGGTCACTTCCAAGTTTCAAGATATTGAATACCAAAATGTTGAATGTTATGATAGTTGTGATGATTGTGGGATCACTATACACATATGATTATAGAAAATGGTAAATGGGAATAAGACTCTCTGTCCttgcaaaaaaatcttttactgAGCTGGGGAgaaatttaaagtatttttttacttgaaaatatattttttaaaaattaattttgatatcaatataataaaatgatttgaaaatattaaaaaaaataaaaaaaattaaattgtttttaaaatatttttaaaacataaaataaatactgaCTTAATTGATGCATAAAGCTATCTTTTTTGTTCAAGAAAAGTGGGGACttgggaggggaggggaggggtgGGTGGGGGAAGAGTTGTGGGCAGGGATTCTTTAATATAATAGattatattttcaatgttaCCTTGctggtaataaaaataataattttttttcattgaaacaattgtaatgaaaaaactatttttataattatttaattaattaaaaaataaattttaaaaaacaagattgttaaatcaactttttatatttttttcatgtaaaaaaactttttatccaACGCCGGTAAATTAGCtaatagatattattttaagtggATCATAACTAAGATTACAAACTGTCCAAGTTTTGGACAAAGATTTACCATAAAGTACAAAAACATTTCTTGAGCTTCAAGAAGTTTGGCCAAAGTTTTGGACAAAGATTTAccataaattacaaaaacatttCTTGTGCTCCAAGAAGTTTGACCAAATACAATGCCATTAATTTGTCTATGAATAAAGTTTGGTGAGAATATCAAATCCTAAAATGTAGAGACTATTTCTCAGGGGCTTACCAAGGCTTTCTTGAGCTTGAATCGctataaaaaaatgcataaatttgACTAGAAACTTGGTGAGAGAGGGGAAGCTTCCTGCCATACTTCGTCACCATGCTTGATTTTCTCTAATGTCTCAGTCACATGCATCATCAAAACCTACCCAGTTATAACAAATCAACTGTGTAgtttaaacattataaaaacagaAGGCATATAGTTTAAAGCCTTATGCTGGAGTATAAATATTTATGGGGAGGTAAGAAAGAATGACAATTAAATGCATGCAAATTATGTTCTAAAGAATTACTTCACTGCAAGCAGCCAAATAGCTTCCCGTTAATTTCCTCGCCCTACCTTGGCCCTTTCAAAACTTTTAACTTAACATCGCTCATTCATCATAAGCTCCAAGTTCAAGACTAAATGGAGTCCCCGCCGTTCCAGCTTCACATTGCATTCTTCCCATTCATGGCCCAAGGCCACATCATTCCAACTGTTGACATGGCTAGAACTTTTGCCAGGCATGGGGTGAAGGCAACCATTATTACCACTCCTCTTAATGCGCCTCTCTTCTCAAGAACAATTGAACGAGATATAGAAATGGGTTCCAAAATCTGTATTCTTATAATGAAATTCCCTTCTGCAGAAGCTGGGCTGCCAGAAGGTTGTGAGAATGCGAGTTCCATCGAAACGTTAGAAATGGTTCCAAAGTTCTTCAAGGCAGTTAGCCTGCTTCAACAACCACTCGAGTATCTCCTCGAAGAATGCCGTCCCAATTGTCTTGTGGCAGACATGATGTTTCCCTGGGCTACAAAAGTGGCAAGCAAATTTGGGATCCCAAGGCTGGTTTTCCATGGGACATGTTATTTTGCTCTCTGTGTATCTGATTGCTTGAAACGCTTCGAACCTTACAAAAGCATAGAAACTGATTTGGAGCCTTTCACGGTCCCTGGCCTTCCAGACAAGATAAAGTTGACTAGACTACAACTGCCTTCACATGTTAAGGAAAATAGCGAACTTTCAAAGCTAATGGATGAAATTTCACGAGCAGATTTGGAAAGCTATGGAGTTATCATGAACAGTTTCCATGAGCTGGAACCAGCTTATTCAGAACACTACAAGAAGGTGATCGGAAGGAAGGCATGGCACATCGGCCCAGTTTCACTTTGCAACAGGGACACCAGAGATAAAATGCAAAGAGGAGGCGTGGCATCTATCGATGAAAATGAATGTTTGAGATGGCTAGCCATGAAGAAATCCCGTTCAGTTCTATACATTTGTTTTGGAAGCATGTCCAAGTCTGACTTTTCAGCTGCTCAGTTATTTGAGATTGCAAAGGCTCTTGCAGCTTCTGGACAGAACTTCATTTGGGCAGtgaaaaatggagaaaaaacaaAGGGTGAAGACCGAGAAGAATGGTTGCCAGAAGGATTCGAGAAGAAAATTCAAGGAAAGGGTTTGATAATAAGAGGATGGGCACCCCAGATGCTGATCCTTGACCATGAAGCCGTTGGAGGGTTTATGACTCATTGTGGATGGAACTCAGCACTGGAGGGAATTACTGCAGGGGTGCCAATGGTCACATGGCCACTTTGTGCTGAAcagttttataatgaaaaattgaTTACAGATGTTCTCAAAATAGGAGTAGCGGTTGGAGCTCAGGAATGGTCAAGGCATGAAAGGAAAATTTTAGTGAAGAAGGAAGAAATAGAGAACGCGATTACTCAGTTAATGGTTGGTGAAGTAGCTGAGGGACTCAGAAACCGAACTAAGGCACTCCAAGAGATGGCAAGGAGGGCGACTGAAGTAGAGGGATCATCATACTGCGATTTGAATGCATTAATAGAAGACCTTAGAGCCATAAAGTCTACCAGCTACTAGAACAGGATGAACATGAATTGTCAGGAAAAAAAGATCTGTTGAATAAACGTGCTTTCCGTATATATGTATGTGAATTGAGTTATTTTAACATTCTTTGTAATCTTCAAACACGAGTACACATGCAAATGAGATAACAGCATCTCATTGTGAAAACACAAGAGTTACAGctacattaacaaattaaaagagatgTAAAAGAAGACGAGTTTATAACCTTCTCCATGAGTTACTTGTGGTAATAACACCTAACTAATCTTCCATGGCATGCCAAACTGAACATCAACATCTGTAGCACACTTTTCTCCAATTAATTACATCTTTtaggagaaaaaacataaaaagggaAAGACAAACTATTGTTTCACCTAACTGAGATTTAATGACCATGAAAATTTCTTGAAAAGTTCATATTGGCAAGCAGACACTAGATATGAGATGGACAAGGGGAAGGAATCAAGCAGCGGAAGGGTTGGGAAATAGACTACGTACTTGTTTGTTTCTATGGTTACTTCTAGTTTTAAAGcaaattacataaaatcattatttagtAATGAGTGAAACTTTTATTATTCATGGATCCCAACATTAATTGTGTTTAAAATGCAGGTTCGTTAAAAGCagctaagagcgtgtttggcagtgtagttgtggatattttttaaataatttttcgtgttaaaatacatgctaatgatattttttcattttttaaaaattatttttgatatcagcacatcaaaacgatccaaaacatacaaaacatattaaattttagcaaaaaaaaaaaaacaaaaaattttcaaattttttgggaacgccgCCACAGCCGCGATCCCAAACATTCCCTAAATGTTATGtactttcctcttcttcttgtgGAGAGTGACTCTATTGTTCCGGCCGGACCGGATCAAATCCGGTCCAGAGTTAAATGCATTAAACCAGGTCCGgccgaataaaataaaaaaataaatttgatttttgtaattatgttttattcaaaaaaactagtgtttatcGGTTAGGTCCAGAGCTAAACGCTTTGAA from the Populus nigra chromosome 1, ddPopNigr1.1, whole genome shotgun sequence genome contains:
- the LOC133700941 gene encoding scopoletin glucosyltransferase-like; protein product: MDSKPYQLHVLFLPYMAPGHMIPIVDMARLFARRGVKATIISTPLNAPFFSKAIERDGHLGHDISIRIIKFPSAEAGLPEGCENLSSINSWDMHANFFKAMSMLQQPIEQLLEECHPHCLVADVMFTWATEVADKLSIPRLFFGGTSCFAMCVFDSLKRYEPHRRVDSDFEPFIVPGLPDQIKTTRQQLPDYLKQTTEHEFTKLVNQVSESEVRSYGVLVNSFHELEPAYSEHYMKVMGRKAWHIGPLSLCNRNIEDKAERGNTASIDKHECLRWLDLKKPNSVLYICFGSLLDFPAAQLREIALALEASGQNFIWVVRKGELRKHEDKEEWLPEGFERRMEGKGLIIRGWAPQVLILDHKAVGGFMTHCGWNSTLEAVTAGVPLVTWPLYAEQFVNEKLITDVLKIGIGVGALEWSRYAKKILVMKDGIEKAIVQLMEGEEAEEIRNRARELQEMARNAMEEGGSSYSDLTALLEELRALETSKQESAGH
- the LOC133686217 gene encoding scopoletin glucosyltransferase-like; translated protein: MESPPFQLHIAFFPFMAQGHIIPTVDMARTFARHGVKATIITTPLNAPLFSRTIERDIEMGSKICILIMKFPSAEAGLPEGCENASSIETLEMVPKFFKAVSLLQQPLEYLLEECRPNCLVADMMFPWATKVASKFGIPRLVFHGTCYFALCVSDCLKRFEPYKSIETDLEPFTVPGLPDKIKLTRLQLPSHVKENSELSKLMDEISRADLESYGVIMNSFHELEPAYSEHYKKVIGRKAWHIGPVSLCNRDTRDKMQRGGVASIDENECLRWLAMKKSRSVLYICFGSMSKSDFSAAQLFEIAKALAASGQNFIWAVKNGEKTKGEDREEWLPEGFEKKIQGKGLIIRGWAPQMLILDHEAVGGFMTHCGWNSALEGITAGVPMVTWPLCAEQFYNEKLITDVLKIGVAVGAQEWSRHERKILVKKEEIENAITQLMVGEVAEGLRNRTKALQEMARRATEVEGSSYCDLNALIEDLRAIKSTSY